From the genome of Thermoanaerobaculales bacterium, one region includes:
- a CDS encoding YicC family protein, whose amino-acid sequence MALASMTGFGRARGTLSPRFAASVVVRSVNHRYLDVQVRTNLREETPELEAVVRSVVSEAVDRGRVTAQLTLERTEPAATLVMVDGRAVTSALAQLRHIEEEQGGPQTVELRDVLSLPGLVTVTGAETLLEAEEAEALEALVRDAVNQLRAMRLEEGERLRGQLDGEVEQLSAFLSALEPELDDVRERLLARLRERIERLLGSEVAADPERLVQEAALLADRADVSEEVVRLRAHLAAFTERLSRGGSVGRTLDFLCQEIHRELNTMGSKCREVGLAERVVEAKAATERLREQVQNLE is encoded by the coding sequence ATGGCTCTGGCAAGCATGACCGGATTCGGGCGCGCGCGCGGCACGCTGTCGCCGCGTTTCGCGGCGTCGGTGGTCGTCCGCTCGGTCAACCACCGGTACCTGGATGTCCAGGTGCGAACCAACCTTCGCGAGGAGACGCCGGAGCTCGAGGCGGTGGTGCGGTCGGTGGTGTCCGAGGCGGTCGATCGCGGCCGGGTGACCGCCCAGCTGACCCTCGAGCGGACCGAGCCGGCCGCCACCCTGGTGATGGTCGACGGCCGGGCGGTGACCAGCGCCCTGGCGCAGCTCCGGCACATCGAGGAGGAGCAGGGAGGACCGCAGACGGTCGAGCTTCGCGATGTCCTGTCGCTTCCGGGTCTGGTGACGGTGACCGGCGCGGAGACCCTGCTCGAAGCCGAGGAGGCCGAGGCCCTGGAGGCGTTGGTGAGGGATGCCGTGAACCAGCTGCGGGCGATGAGGCTGGAGGAGGGTGAGCGGCTGCGCGGTCAGCTCGACGGAGAGGTCGAGCAGCTGTCGGCATTCCTGAGCGCGCTGGAGCCCGAGCTCGACGATGTCCGAGAGCGCTTGCTGGCGCGGCTCCGGGAGCGAATCGAACGGCTGCTCGGCTCGGAGGTGGCGGCCGACCCGGAGCGGCTGGTCCAGGAAGCCGCCCTCCTCGCCGACCGCGCCGATGTCTCAGAGGAGGTGGTCCGGCTGCGCGCGCACCTCGCGGCGTTCACGGAACGGCTGTCCAGGGGTGGCTCGGTCGGCCGCACGCTCGACTTCCTCTGCCAGGAGATCCACCGCGAGCTCAACACCATGGGGTCCAAGTGCCGGGAGGTCGGGCTCGCAGAGCGGGTCGTCGAGGCCAAGGCGGCCACCGAGCGGCTGCGCGAGCAGGTGCAGAATCTCGAGTGA
- the mgtE gene encoding magnesium transporter, translated as MSEQASERALVDEVHALLREGEEDSLRIFLRLVRPEDIAGWLDLLDVEDRQRILAALDHETAGRVLDDTTVSIRAELVEELDPERLARIAETMPADEAADLIGELEVADSEQVLRHIDDEDERVLRHLLRFPEDTAGGIMNPEVVALEPTATVDDAIAHLRSIGPDTVTASLYVVDATRRLLGFVRLRRLVTAPPSAQLGHIMSSDVITVRVDADQEEVADLVDKYDFMAVPVVDSEGRLLGAVTVDDVLDVIEEEATEDIYKMAGSSAEEEESESILHVARYRLPWLLICLAGTQLSTAVLQVAKGQVHLYEQMSVFTASIMAMAGNTSLQSATTTVRRLALDTLPRRRFVRHVSRELLVALLMGAVCGVVASAFALAFHHDPAIGFALGLAMAVAMSTASLLGAAMPLVLDLVKIDPAVASGPLVSTINDSLALTLYFIVATSLLVVLG; from the coding sequence ATGTCGGAGCAGGCCAGCGAACGCGCGCTCGTCGACGAGGTCCACGCGCTGCTGCGCGAGGGCGAGGAGGACTCGCTCCGCATCTTCCTGCGCCTGGTCCGCCCCGAGGACATCGCCGGCTGGCTCGACCTGTTGGACGTCGAGGACCGTCAGCGCATCCTGGCCGCGCTCGACCACGAGACCGCCGGCAGGGTGCTCGACGACACCACGGTGTCGATCCGCGCCGAGCTGGTGGAGGAGCTCGATCCGGAGCGCCTGGCGCGAATCGCCGAGACGATGCCTGCCGACGAGGCGGCCGACCTCATCGGCGAGCTCGAGGTCGCGGACTCGGAGCAGGTGCTGCGGCACATCGACGACGAAGACGAGCGCGTCCTCCGCCATCTGCTGCGCTTTCCAGAGGACACCGCCGGCGGCATCATGAACCCCGAGGTGGTGGCCCTCGAGCCCACCGCCACGGTCGACGACGCCATCGCCCACCTGAGGTCGATCGGGCCCGACACCGTCACCGCCTCGCTCTACGTCGTCGACGCGACGCGCCGGCTGCTCGGCTTCGTGCGGTTGCGCCGACTCGTCACGGCCCCCCCGTCGGCGCAGCTCGGCCACATCATGAGCTCGGACGTCATCACGGTCCGGGTCGACGCCGACCAGGAGGAGGTTGCCGACCTGGTCGACAAGTACGACTTCATGGCGGTCCCGGTGGTCGACTCGGAGGGTCGGCTGCTCGGCGCGGTCACCGTGGACGACGTGCTCGACGTCATCGAGGAGGAGGCGACCGAGGACATCTACAAGATGGCAGGCTCCTCCGCGGAGGAGGAGGAGTCGGAGTCGATCCTCCACGTGGCGCGCTACCGGCTGCCGTGGCTGCTGATCTGCCTGGCCGGCACCCAGCTGTCGACCGCCGTGCTGCAGGTCGCCAAGGGGCAGGTCCACCTCTACGAGCAGATGTCGGTTTTCACCGCCTCGATCATGGCGATGGCCGGAAACACCTCGCTGCAGTCCGCCACCACCACGGTGCGCCGGCTGGCGCTCGACACGCTGCCCCGCCGGCGGTTCGTTCGCCACGTGTCGCGAGAGCTGCTCGTCGCCCTGCTGATGGGCGCGGTGTGCGGGGTCGTCGCGTCCGCGTTCGCGCTGGCGTTCCACCACGACCCCGCGATCGGGTTCGCGCTCGGCCTCGCCATGGCGGTGGCGATGTCCACCGCGAGCCTGCTCGGCGCCGCGATGCCGCTGGTGCTGGACCTCGTCAAGATCGACCCGGCGGTCGCCTCCGGGCCGTTGGTCTCGACGATCAACGACTCGCTCGCCCTCACCCTCTACTTCATCGTGGCGACCTCGCTGCTGGTCGTCCTCGGCTAG
- a CDS encoding MFS transporter: MQGGGVTAAGGSNRRAAVAVSALSGFITPFMGSAVNVALPAIAADLGLDMVGLNWVATAYLLAAGMFLLPFGRLADIHGRKRIFVLGMLLYALTSALAALATSGLAMIIARALQGVAGAMVFGTGMAILSSVYGPGERGKVLGLNVAAVYIGLSAGPPAGGLLTQSLGWHAIFWLMVPLSLTVAFIAWKGLRGEFAGAEGESFDAPGMVFYAAALLLLLLGFSKVPHAAGLALAAGGLACLLLFLRRELRTPAPLLDVRLLLSNRVFLFSNLAALANYSATAAVGFLLSLYLQYIHQLSPRDAGLVLMAQPLVMAGLSPFAGRLSDRVETRLVASVGMALSVVGLIMLSFLTAAATPLAYVAACLAVLGTGFALFSSPNTNAVMGSVERRDMGVASATLGTMRLVGQTMSMALTLVVMAALMHGERITPAMFPRFMLSLRTAFGIFAALCVAGVFASLARGSHLERA; encoded by the coding sequence TTGCAGGGCGGCGGCGTGACGGCTGCCGGCGGTTCGAACCGCAGGGCAGCGGTGGCGGTGTCTGCGCTCTCCGGCTTCATCACTCCGTTCATGGGATCGGCAGTGAACGTGGCCTTGCCCGCCATCGCCGCCGACCTGGGCCTTGACATGGTCGGGCTCAACTGGGTCGCCACCGCGTACCTGCTGGCTGCAGGGATGTTCCTGCTGCCGTTCGGCAGGCTCGCGGACATTCATGGGAGGAAGCGGATCTTCGTTCTCGGCATGCTGCTGTATGCCTTGACGTCGGCGCTGGCGGCGCTGGCGACGAGCGGGCTCGCCATGATCATCGCCAGGGCCCTGCAAGGGGTGGCGGGAGCCATGGTCTTCGGCACCGGCATGGCCATCCTCTCCAGCGTGTACGGCCCGGGCGAGCGGGGCAAGGTGCTCGGGCTGAACGTGGCGGCGGTGTACATCGGCTTGAGTGCCGGACCGCCCGCCGGCGGGCTGCTCACGCAGTCTTTAGGCTGGCACGCGATCTTCTGGCTGATGGTGCCGCTGAGCCTGACGGTGGCATTCATCGCGTGGAAGGGCCTGCGCGGCGAGTTCGCCGGTGCCGAGGGCGAGAGCTTCGACGCACCGGGCATGGTCTTCTACGCGGCCGCGCTGCTCCTGCTGCTGCTCGGCTTCTCAAAGGTCCCTCACGCGGCCGGGCTTGCCCTGGCTGCGGGTGGGCTGGCCTGCCTGCTGCTGTTCCTGCGCCGCGAGCTGCGGACCCCGGCCCCCTTGCTGGATGTTCGGCTGCTCCTCAGCAACCGCGTGTTTCTGTTCTCGAACCTGGCGGCGCTGGCCAACTACAGCGCGACCGCGGCGGTCGGCTTTCTGCTGAGCCTGTACCTGCAATACATTCATCAGCTGAGCCCGCGTGATGCGGGCCTGGTCCTGATGGCTCAGCCCCTGGTCATGGCCGGCCTGTCGCCCTTTGCGGGCAGGCTGTCTGACAGGGTCGAGACGCGGCTGGTGGCATCTGTCGGCATGGCCTTGAGCGTGGTCGGCCTGATCATGCTGTCTTTCCTGACCGCTGCGGCGACCCCGTTGGCCTACGTCGCCGCCTGCCTGGCCGTGCTGGGCACCGGCTTCGCTCTCTTCTCCTCGCCAAACACCAATGCGGTGATGGGGTCCGTCGAACGGCGCGACATGGGGGTCGCATCCGCCACCCTGGGCACGATGAGGTTGGTGGGTCAGACAATGAGCATGGCGCTGACCCTGGTCGTCATGGCCGCGCTGATGCATGGCGAGCGGATCACGCCGGCGATGTTCCCGCGCTTCATGCTGAGCCTGCGCACCGCGTTCGGGATCTTCGCCGCGCTCTGCGTCGCAGGGGTGTTCGCGTCGTTGGCGCGGGGGAGCCACCTGGAGAGAGCCTGA